The Methanofervidicoccus sp. A16 genome has a segment encoding these proteins:
- a CDS encoding radical SAM protein: MNSKSKKMSKFAHILKVHPCYNEKLHDKVGRVHLPVAPRCNIACKFCRRSIGGECCEERPGVAKGIMKPEEVEDYVRELLKKIPNLKVVGIAGPGDSLFNKETFETLEILKEKFPDLIRCLSTNGLLLPRYAEKLADLGVKTVTVTVNAIDPKILKDIVEWIYYDGKIYRGEEGASILIKNQMEGIKKAHDLGLIVKINTVLIPEINMDHIVEIAKTFKDVAHLQNIIPLIPLYKMKELRPPTCEEIKNIREKCEKYLPQFRACQQCRSDAVGLLSEKKLNIYDLKHFSH, from the coding sequence ATGAATAGTAAAAGTAAAAAAATGTCTAAATTTGCCCATATACTGAAGGTACATCCCTGTTATAACGAGAAACTTCATGACAAGGTGGGGAGAGTTCACCTACCTGTCGCCCCTAGGTGCAACATTGCCTGTAAGTTCTGTAGGAGGAGTATAGGTGGAGAATGTTGTGAGGAGAGGCCAGGGGTGGCAAAGGGTATTATGAAACCTGAGGAGGTGGAGGACTATGTAAGAGAGTTATTAAAAAAGATACCTAATCTCAAGGTTGTAGGTATAGCAGGTCCAGGGGACAGTTTATTTAACAAGGAAACCTTTGAAACTTTGGAGATATTAAAGGAGAAGTTTCCAGATCTGATAAGGTGTCTCTCTACCAACGGACTACTACTTCCTAGGTATGCAGAGAAATTAGCAGATTTAGGTGTGAAAACTGTAACAGTGACTGTAAATGCTATAGATCCTAAGATCCTTAAAGATATTGTAGAGTGGATATACTACGATGGGAAGATATACAGGGGGGAAGAGGGGGCATCTATACTTATTAAGAATCAGATGGAGGGTATTAAAAAGGCTCATGATCTAGGGCTGATAGTGAAGATAAACACTGTACTGATACCTGAGATAAATATGGATCATATTGTAGAGATTGCCAAAACCTTCAAGGATGTAGCACACCTTCAGAATATCATTCCACTTATACCACTGTACAAGATGAAGGAGTTAAGACCTCCTACCTGTGAGGAGATAAAGAATATAAGGGAAAAATGTGAAAAATACTTACCTCAGTTTAGAGCATGTCAACAGTGTAGATCAGATGCTGTAGGGTTGCTATCTGAAAAGAAACTGAATATCTACGATCTAAAGCACTTCTCCCATTAA
- a CDS encoding ACT domain-containing protein: MERVVITVTGKDRVGIVAKIASTLAENNVNILDIRQSLMEDLFTMIMLVDISKSKSDFEELVKKLDKVGEEIGVKVIVQHEDIFKYMHRI; the protein is encoded by the coding sequence ATGGAGAGAGTTGTTATAACGGTAACTGGAAAAGATAGAGTAGGGATAGTAGCAAAGATAGCCTCTACACTTGCAGAGAATAATGTAAATATCTTGGACATAAGGCAGTCTCTTATGGAAGATCTCTTTACTATGATAATGCTCGTGGATATATCTAAGTCAAAGAGTGATTTCGAGGAGTTGGTAAAGAAATTAGATAAGGTTGGTGAAGAAATAGGAGTAAAGGTAATAGTACAGCATGAAGACATATTTAAGTATATGCACAGGATATAA
- a CDS encoding TrkA family potassium uptake protein, translated as MEVVNRIKLSILTMILLILIYALVMMYLEGLSFTNALYFSIVTISTVGYGDITPTTELGKVVSSIYILCGVGIGLYALGNVAEFFVSGYFKKTDRMRKMEKRIKNLKDHYIICGYGKCGRVVTKKLRRSGAKYVVIDINEKILEEELENNPNFNYIVGDATHDEVLIKAGIKKAKGLISAVSRDSDNVYITLSAKRLNPNVFVVAKAEEKVSMDKLLIAGADRVVSPYVIGGLRMAALALKVDILDFISTFMSIARYEYDEDLEIRKIEVRSNSPLAGKKLYESRIREKFGANIIGIKKKDRVIINPSADAEISAGDIIYAFGTGEQLDNLEKVAKGIL; from the coding sequence ATGGAGGTTGTTAACAGGATAAAATTAAGTATATTAACTATGATCCTACTTATTTTAATTTACGCCCTTGTAATGATGTATTTAGAGGGTTTATCTTTTACCAATGCCCTCTATTTTTCGATAGTAACTATCTCTACAGTTGGATATGGAGATATTACACCTACAACAGAACTTGGAAAGGTAGTCTCCTCTATTTATATCCTATGTGGTGTCGGTATAGGGTTGTACGCCTTAGGTAATGTTGCCGAATTTTTTGTAAGTGGATACTTTAAAAAAACAGATAGGATGAGAAAGATGGAAAAGAGAATAAAAAATCTGAAAGATCACTATATTATATGTGGATATGGTAAATGTGGTAGAGTAGTAACTAAAAAACTTAGAAGATCTGGAGCTAAGTATGTAGTTATAGATATCAACGAGAAGATTTTAGAGGAGGAGTTGGAGAACAATCCTAATTTTAACTACATTGTAGGAGACGCCACCCATGACGAAGTACTGATAAAAGCTGGAATTAAAAAGGCCAAAGGATTAATATCTGCAGTATCCAGGGATTCAGATAATGTATATATAACACTTTCTGCCAAGAGACTGAATCCTAATGTATTCGTTGTAGCAAAGGCTGAGGAAAAGGTATCTATGGATAAATTGCTGATTGCTGGGGCTGATAGGGTAGTTTCTCCCTATGTTATAGGAGGACTTAGGATGGCTGCACTTGCCCTGAAGGTTGATATACTTGACTTTATCTCCACCTTTATGTCTATAGCAAGATACGAGTACGATGAAGATTTAGAGATAAGGAAGATAGAGGTCAGAAGTAATTCTCCCTTGGCAGGTAAAAAGTTATATGAATCTAGGATTCGAGAGAAATTTGGGGCGAATATTATCGGTATAAAGAAGAAAGATAGGGTGATAATAAATCCATCTGCAGATGCTGAAATATCCGCTGGAGATATTATATATGCCTTTGGTACTGGTGAACAGTTGGATAATCTTGAAAAGGTTGCGAAGGGAATTCTATAA
- a CDS encoding class III signal peptide-containing protein yields the protein MIIKTLLKKRGQLSLEFSLLLFVILILSLASIYHFINNNLDERSRDLDNIDMGAKTAISLVNSGYNGSNVGYPILYLGMSYDSNRTNISIYIRNQSPLDASTLYLIERLIYDRSGVDPDEYNITIVIVN from the coding sequence ATGATTATAAAAACCTTACTTAAAAAAAGGGGACAACTATCCTTAGAATTTTCTTTATTACTGTTTGTTATACTTATTCTCTCTCTTGCATCTATCTATCATTTTATAAATAATAACTTAGATGAGAGGAGTAGGGACCTAGATAATATAGATATGGGGGCTAAAACTGCCATTTCCCTTGTAAATTCGGGATACAACGGGAGTAATGTAGGATATCCTATACTATACCTTGGTATGTCTTACGATTCAAATAGAACCAATATTTCCATCTATATAAGGAATCAAAGTCCCTTAGACGCTTCAACTCTATATCTTATAGAGAGACTGATATACGATAGATCAGGCGTAGATCCTGATGAATACAATATAACAATAGTTATAGTAAATTAA
- a CDS encoding DUF1894 domain-containing protein, which yields MSCIEKYDYEILFKGSFKKCSDYIKKNFKNIRYLKAGEEVLKGVLLIGKPPIPVAYEEDFVIFPYTKPCHGTFVLKVPLSESSSEKKDNKDKKGGFLSILKFW from the coding sequence ATGTCCTGTATAGAAAAATACGACTACGAGATCCTATTTAAAGGATCCTTTAAAAAGTGTTCCGACTATATCAAAAAGAACTTTAAAAATATAAGGTACTTGAAGGCGGGAGAGGAGGTTCTAAAGGGAGTACTTCTAATAGGGAAACCTCCAATACCTGTAGCCTATGAGGAAGATTTTGTTATATTTCCCTATACAAAACCATGTCATGGGACTTTTGTTTTAAAAGTACCTCTTAGTGAATCTTCTTCGGAAAAGAAAGATAATAAAGATAAAAAAGGAGGTTTTTTATCTATACTAAAGTTTTGGTAG
- a CDS encoding DUF1890 domain-containing protein: MRVLVIIGCPEPPVLVPSTIYLLNMLKNRGCEVILSANPAALKLLETADPERYYLKGVGFQDIEMGLKNRLEVDAIVGFAHNDAAVNYIISYKSVYDAKTYAIVFGREVKKEYIEDLEEEGITTYSARAFHNPIPIVAKLKEMLREMIFK; encoded by the coding sequence TTGAGAGTGCTTGTTATCATAGGGTGCCCTGAACCTCCTGTTTTGGTCCCCTCTACCATATACTTGTTAAATATGTTGAAAAATCGTGGATGTGAGGTTATCCTATCTGCAAATCCTGCAGCATTAAAACTCCTTGAAACTGCTGATCCAGAAAGGTACTATTTAAAAGGTGTAGGATTTCAGGATATAGAGATGGGATTGAAAAATAGGTTAGAGGTAGATGCTATAGTGGGATTCGCCCACAACGATGCTGCAGTAAATTATATTATATCCTATAAATCAGTATATGATGCAAAAACCTATGCTATAGTATTTGGTAGGGAGGTAAAAAAGGAATACATTGAGGATTTAGAGGAGGAGGGAATAACAACATACTCTGCTCGGGCCTTCCACAACCCTATTCCTATTGTGGCTAAATTAAAGGAGATGTTAAGGGAGATGATTTTTAAATAG
- the pssA gene encoding CDP-diacylglycerol--serine O-phosphatidyltransferase: MFRIREIITVSDYLTMVNIVLGMLAILFHDFRYIYLAIIFDALDGYVARKTNTVSDFGAQLDSISDVVSFGVAPSYLLYHYFGGIWSLIASIIFLLCGALRLARFNILNVKDFVGLPIPAGALLLSTSCEMVLKYGGMLGTYPWDVIISIIGVLIGLLMVSDIVYPKYPGKWHLVVFGISLMLSLFNIPEGLFICALGYTLYGLVRGK; encoded by the coding sequence ATATTCAGAATAAGGGAAATAATTACCGTTTCAGACTATCTAACTATGGTGAATATTGTACTAGGGATGCTGGCAATACTCTTCCATGATTTTAGATATATCTACTTAGCCATAATATTCGACGCCTTAGATGGATACGTAGCCAGGAAAACTAATACAGTATCAGATTTCGGAGCCCAGTTGGACAGTATATCTGATGTTGTCAGTTTTGGAGTGGCACCCTCCTATCTACTATATCACTACTTTGGAGGTATATGGAGTTTGATAGCATCTATAATATTTCTCCTATGTGGAGCATTAAGACTTGCAAGGTTCAATATATTAAATGTTAAGGATTTTGTAGGCCTACCTATACCTGCTGGAGCCCTTCTCCTCTCCACATCCTGTGAGATGGTTTTAAAATACGGGGGGATGTTAGGAACTTACCCCTGGGATGTGATCATCTCCATAATTGGAGTGTTGATAGGGTTGTTGATGGTAAGTGATATAGTATATCCCAAGTATCCAGGGAAATGGCATCTAGTAGTCTTTGGGATCTCTTTGATGTTATCCCTTTTTAACATTCCTGAAGGCTTATTTATATGTGCTCTAGGTTATACACTTTATGGACTAGTGAGGGGCAAATAA